The genomic region CTGGCCGATGTCTAGGCGTCCAGTCTCTTTGGCCACATCCCAACCATATCTGATATCGATCCACTCCTTCTTGGTCGGTCGGCGAGATGTCAAAGTTCCTTCCTCGACCAAGATTCCTTCGAGTCCGAACGTCGATTCACAGATCGTGATGCCATCCCGTTCGAGCTCCGCCGCCAGTGCTCGAAGGATGTCATCATCCTTCCACAGCACCAATTTCGTGGCAAGCGCCAAGACACGAAAGTCGGGGCGCGCTTTGCTATAGATATGGGTCTTCTTGATCCCTCCCAACAGCACGACGTTCCGAACGCCGTCGGCCTTGAAGGCATTGATCAGTTTATTCAGCTGCCCAATCTTGACCCAATGCATCTGATCGACATGCTGTTCAAGCTCCGGGTCTGTTTCCCCCTCATGCGCCACCGCAGACACGTGCAGCCCCATCTTGCGCGCGTTATCGGAAAAGATGATCGGGAAACGTCCGTTCCCCGCGATCACGCCGATTCGGCCGTCAGGTATGGGCATCGTACTGGTCATGGCGGATGATCTCACACTTGTTGATCAAACTCTCGCTCCGTATCGAGATTGACTGCCCGTGAGATCCCACGTTTGGTCCCCTCCATAAAGCTGAGAATCTTGGCCACATCGGCCTGTCCTTTGAACTCCTTTTTAGCCAGTCGAACCGCCTCCGCAGTTCGATGCCCTTCCCGAAATAGAAGATCAAACGCCTTTCTGAGCGTGGCAATGCGGTCGACCGAAAAGCCGTGCCGTTGTAACCCGACCGTGTTCAGCCCATAGAGATGGGCTCGATATCCACCGGCGGCAAACGCAAACGGGGGAATATCCTGACCAATCGCGCAACAACCGCCGACCATCACATAGTCACCGACGCGCACAAACTGGAGCACACCGGTCAACCCTCCGATGACGGAATGATCCCCGATCGTGATGTGCCCGGCTAGGCTTGCCGCGTTGGCCATGATGATGTTGTTGCCGAGCCGACAATCATGAGCCACATGCACATAGGCCATCAGAATACTCTTCGATCCGAGGGACGTCACGCCACCCCCTTGAACAGTTCCTCGGTTGATCGTCACATACTCCCGGACAGTATTGTCATCGCCGAGAATAACCTTCGTTGGTTCGCCCTTATAGGCGAGGTGTTGAGGCGGACCGCCGATCGACGCAAACGGGTGCACTTCATTTCGCTCTCCGATCTGCGTCCATCCATCGATCGTCACATGCGAGCGCAGTCGACTTCCCTTTCCGAGAGTGACATGTTCCCCGATCACACAGTACGGCCCAATCTCTGCGTCGCCGTGAATCTGCGCCTTGGGATGAACGATTGCTGTTGGATGTATCTTCACACGTCCCCCTTTGCGAACATTAGACGTCTCTGGTGATTCGTCGCCTGCTAGAAGTAGGTGTCTGGTGGATCATGCACTCTTGTGGTATCACAGTTGACGCCTAGCGACTACTTACTTCCCTGTTCCGTTTCATCCATTACCATCGCAGTTACCACGGCTTCACAGACCACCTCGTTCTCTACAAAGGCCTTGCCTTGCATTCTCCAGAACGGTGGACGCTTCTTGATCACCTCAATCTCAAAACGAAGCTGATCGCCCGGGACCACCGGCTTCCGGAATCTTGCCTCGTCGACCCCCGTCAAATACAGGACCGTCTTCCCGACCGTTCCTCCTGACTTGAACACCAACACACCACCTGCCTGCGCCATCGCTTCAATAATCAGTACTCCAGGCATGACCGGACGGCCAGGAAAATGTCCTGGGAAGAACGGCTCATTCACCGTCACATTCTTGATGGCAACAATCCTCGTATGTGGTTCAAAATCTTTGACCCGATCCACCAGCAGGAAAGGATACCGGTGGGGAAGTAATGCCTGAATTTCAGCCTGCTCAACCACTGCCATTGGCTCTGCCTCCTCTCGCTCATAGAAAATGCGGATATTTAAGGGTTCTGTCGATCGAACTCCTTGATCACCGCCTGCGTCACATCCAACGCAGGCTGGTGATAGAGGACGATCCGCATTAATGTATCGCTGCCCTTGTCGACAATCGCGACATAGCCTTCCTTCTGTCCCACCGCCTGTGCTGCGGTGGCGATCTTCCGTGAATATTCCGTGACCAGCTCGCGTTGCTTCAGCTGAACCTCTCGGTTGAATTCTTGAAGACGGTGCTGAAAGGCTTCGGCTTTGCCTCGGAACTGCTCTTCTTTTTCTTGCCGCGCGGCCTCGGTCAATTTCCCATTTGGATCCTCGAGAGACAGTTGCAGATCTTTGAGCTCTTGCTCATCAGAATTGATGATCTTCTGTCTCGTCATCGAATAGCCTTTCATATCTTCCAAGGCCAACTTGCCGGCCTTGGTCCGTTCCATGACCATCTGTTGATCGATGACACCGACCCGTACCGGTTCTGCTGCATGGAGCAGTCCAACCCACTGCGCCAGCACGACCGCACTGCCCACCGCTACTGCTCGCACCGCACTCCTCATGGTTTTTCCTCCCACCGCTCCCTAGGGGTATTCGCGGTTGAATTCTTCAATGACCTCGTTTGATATGTCGAGCCCCTCTTCATGATAGACCGTCGGACCGCCCTTACTCTTATCGATGACGACCTGCAACCCC from Nitrospira sp. harbors:
- the lpxI gene encoding UDP-2,3-diacylglucosamine diphosphatase LpxI (LpxI, functionally equivalent to LpxH, replaces it in LPS biosynthesis in a minority of bacteria.); the protein is MPIPDGRIGVIAGNGRFPIIFSDNARKMGLHVSAVAHEGETDPELEQHVDQMHWVKIGQLNKLINAFKADGVRNVVLLGGIKKTHIYSKARPDFRVLALATKLVLWKDDDILRALAAELERDGITICESTFGLEGILVEEGTLTSRRPTKKEWIDIRYGWDVAKETGRLDIGQCVIVKDRTIVAVEAVEGTDEAIKRGGILAKDGVVVVKRCKPQQDLRFDLPAIGPKTIEVMRSVKASVLAVEAGRSVMLDREQLLSQAEEAGIAVVGLTRQEAPSPEHSTNP
- the lpxA gene encoding acyl-ACP--UDP-N-acetylglucosamine O-acyltransferase, which translates into the protein MKIHPTAIVHPKAQIHGDAEIGPYCVIGEHVTLGKGSRLRSHVTIDGWTQIGERNEVHPFASIGGPPQHLAYKGEPTKVILGDDNTVREYVTINRGTVQGGGVTSLGSKSILMAYVHVAHDCRLGNNIIMANAASLAGHITIGDHSVIGGLTGVLQFVRVGDYVMVGGCCAIGQDIPPFAFAAGGYRAHLYGLNTVGLQRHGFSVDRIATLRKAFDLLFREGHRTAEAVRLAKKEFKGQADVAKILSFMEGTKRGISRAVNLDTEREFDQQV
- the fabZ gene encoding 3-hydroxyacyl-ACP dehydratase FabZ, translating into MAVVEQAEIQALLPHRYPFLLVDRVKDFEPHTRIVAIKNVTVNEPFFPGHFPGRPVMPGVLIIEAMAQAGGVLVFKSGGTVGKTVLYLTGVDEARFRKPVVPGDQLRFEIEVIKKRPPFWRMQGKAFVENEVVCEAVVTAMVMDETEQGSK
- a CDS encoding OmpH family outer membrane protein translates to MRSAVRAVAVGSAVVLAQWVGLLHAAEPVRVGVIDQQMVMERTKAGKLALEDMKGYSMTRQKIINSDEQELKDLQLSLEDPNGKLTEAARQEKEEQFRGKAEAFQHRLQEFNREVQLKQRELVTEYSRKIATAAQAVGQKEGYVAIVDKGSDTLMRIVLYHQPALDVTQAVIKEFDRQNP